The window GAGCAGCAGGAACCGGCGCAGGGCCCCGGCCGCCGCGTCCCGTCCGTGCCACGCCGCGAGGTCGGTTTCGGTGACGGGCGCCGGGTCCTGCTGGTGGCGGGCCGAGTCGAGCAGTCCGCGGACGGCCCGGGTCTCCGCCCGGATGGTCCGCATCCGCAGATCGAGGGCCTCGTCGGCCGGGAGGTCCACCAGCGCGCCCCTGCCGGTCTGCTCCAGCGCCCGGGCGATCTCCGGGTAGCCGTCGATGCCGGTCTCCGACGCCAGCCGGGCGAGCTGCGCGGCCACCGCGGAGCGCAACCGCTCCGGCGGGGTCCGCTCCGCGAGGGCGCCGAGGTCGAAGTCGCGTACGACGGTGACCGGGTGCCGCGCCTCCGGCACCTCGTCGAGGACCGGCAGCAGCAGCGCGCTTGCCAGCGGCGCCGCTGCGTCGTCCGCCGGGTCCCAGCTGATGCCGTGCTCCGCCGTCAGGCCTGCCAGCAGCCGCGCGTAGGCGGCCGTCGAGCCGGGCCAGGGATCAACGCCGATCCGCTGCCACTGCTGTCCGCCGCGTCCGAGCGCGGGCTGCCCGTCGGGGCCGGTCACGTAGTCCTCGCGCGGCGATTCGACCCGGTGGCCTGCCTCAGTCCGCTCCGTGCCGTCCTCCACGACGCTCACGCGCACCTCGGGTCCCTGCTTCGTCAGCCGCACCACCCGGGTTCCGCTGGACAGCCGTCCCAGCACCTCGAGACGGCCGAACTGGGCGTCACCGCCCTCCTGCGTGGCGTACGACCACCCATCGCCGCAGGACCCGGCCCGGACCATCGGGCGGTGCGCGGCCCAGGGCGCGCCGGCGGACAGCTGTGCCTGTTCCCGGCTGCGCGGCCTGGCGGTCGCGGGCACGGAGCCCAGCCGGTCCAGGAGCTCCCCGGGGTCGATGCCCGCCACGAACACGACGTCCGGCTGCACGGGCGGTGCGGGTTCGGGTCCGAAGAATCCGCCGCTCCCGAGGGTGAAGACGCCGTATACCCCGTCGGGCTGCGGGGCGGGCGGGGCCGGCTCGGCTGCGGGGACCTGCGGCTCGGGGGACGCGGCGGCCAGGCTCAGGGCGGAGGCCGGGTCGGTGACGACCGTCCCGTCCCCGTCCCAGATCAGCCGGCCCTCGTGGGCCAGGGGTATCCGCCCGTCGAAGGACAGGCCGTTCTCCAGGGCCGTGGCGAGGTCGGAGAGGACGTGTTGCAGTCCCGACCACGGGGTGAAGGACGAGCCCGTCTCGTCGAAGTACCGGCCGACCCGCCCGTGGTTGGGGCCGGGGCGGGTGGCCAGGAAGAGTCCGTCGGAGGACTGCCAGCCGACGCCCAGGGTGATCAGCAGCCGTTCGTGCGGCCAGTAGGCGTGCTCGTCGCGCTCCTCCTCGTCGAGGTCGTCCTCCTCGGCAGCGTCCTCCCCGACCTCACGCAGGAATTCGGCGCTCCAGACGATCGCCTCGACTGAGGATGGTGGTCCGTAGTAGTCGAGCGTGAGCGTTCCGTCCTGGAGCTCCACACCGTCGTGCCGCAGCAGCGACTCCCTCAGGTCGGGCGGGAAGGCCACCCCCAGCCGAAGTTCGGCCGCCTCTATGGCAGCTGGTCGGGCCGGCGGCCGCAGCAGCCCGTGGGTGAGGGGGGCGTGCCGCGCGAGCCAGCTCTCGATGCGGTCCCAGGACTCTTCGACGGTGAACGTGATCATGCCCGGCACCCTAGGCACGCGCACTGACACCCGGACGGCCTGGGCTGTCCGTAGTCCCCTCAAAGGTGTCCCCGTCCGCGACATCGCGAAGAAGCTGACCATCGAGGTCGGCAAGAACACCCTCGCGTCCCGCCCCACGATCCGCCACCACTCCAGATCACCCCCGGCATCACCGCCCGCGACCCGATGCAGCCGCCGCGGCCAGATCCTCTCCCGCTCCCAGTGCAGGGCCTGCTCCCACCACCGGGCCACCACCGCCTGCGCCAACGCGAACACCCTCTCCGGCTCGGCCCCCGTCCGCACCGCCCGCCGCGCCACCCCCACCCACCGCCGCTGCGCCGCGACCACCTCCGGCAGACGCCGCACGTCCAGATGCTCGTGAGGCTGGTCGGCATCCGCATCAAGGAGCCACCGCCCGTGCCGGACAGACACACGGGCCCACCGCGGGGCGTACAGCACCGCCCGCCCAGCCGCTCCCGTACGCCGGGCCGTGCACAGACGACAGCCGAACGCCACCGGCCCGGCAACCGCACCACCGATCCGCCACGCCGCCACCGGCTCCCCGGCATCCCCGGCCGGCAGCCTGGCATCCTCCCGCCCCCAGGACGGCAACGCCCGCCCCAGCACACCCTCCTCCACGCCGCACAGGCCTGCCAGAAGCTGCCGCCCCGCCGTGTTCAACAACACCTCGGCGTCTGCCCGCGCACCCCCTCCGTCGTGCCGAGGCTGGTGGCTGCGCCACTTCCAGCAGGACCGCAACACCTCGGCATGATCGGCCAGGCGTCGACGGGCCGGGGGTTCTCGGATCTGGCCCTGTCGGGGCTGGAGTTGGGGCATGGCGGGCTGGCCTCGGAGTTCGAGACGTTCTGCGACCGCTGGGAGTGGGGTGTGCGGGCCCTGACGCAGAAGGGGGATCCAAGGACGTCTCGGGCGGGGGCCGTTTTACCCACATGACAATGTGGGCGCAGAACGTGCAGGGCCTGCGGAACCTGTTCTACCTCTCGACCGAGGCCAGCTACACGGGACAGTTCCCAGCCGGCAAGCCCCGTATGGACATGGAGCTGATCTCTGAGCACTCCGAGGGGATCATCGGCACGACCGGATGCCCCTCGGTTGGGTGTCATCCAGACCCGGCTGAGGCTGAACCAGTACGACGAAGCCCGAGAGGTAGCGGCCGCCTACCAGGACATCCTGGGCAAGGAAAACTACTACCTCGAACTGATGGATCATGGCCTGGATCTGGAGCGCAATGTCCGCGGGGACCTGCTGCGGCTGGCAAAGGACCTGAGCATTCCGCTGCTCGCCACAAACGATGCTCACTACGTCCTCGAGGAGCACGCGGACGCGCACGACAACCTGCTGTGCATCGGCGTCGGCAAAGACAAGAACGATCCTGGGCGCTTCCGGTTCAACGGCACCGGCTACTACCTCAAAACGGCCGCCGGGATGCGGGAACTCTTCTCGGAGCTCCCTGAAGCATGTGACAACACCCTCCTGATCGCCGAGCGCATCGAATCCTACGAGCAGGTGTTCGCTCCTGAGGACGAAATGCCGCAGTACCCGGATGTCCCGGTGGGGGAGACGCAGGAGTCGTGGCTGCGCCGGGAGTGCATCAAGGGCCTGGAGATGCGCTACGGCTCGCCGATCGCGGATCCGGTCATGGAGCGCTTCGAGACCGAGATGACGGTCATCGGCCCGATGGGCTTCTCCTCGTACTTCCTCGTCGTCGCCGACATCTGTCAGTATGCCCGGAACCAGAGGATTCCCGTCGGGCCGGGCCGTGGCTCGGCGACCGGATCGATCGTGGCATACGCGACCCGCATCACTGAACTGTGCCCGCTCGAGCACGGCCTGCTCTTCGAGCGGTTCCTGAACCCTGAGCGCATCAACCCGCCGGACGTCGACCTCGACTTCGACGACCGCCACCGCGACCGCATGGTGCGCTACGTCGTCGAGAAGTACGGCGACGAGTTCACCGCCATGGTGAACACCTTCGGAAAGCTCAAGGCCAAAAACGCGATCAAGGACACCTCGCGTCTCCTCGGGTACCCGTACTCCCACGGCGAGCGGATCACCAAGGCCCTGCCGGCCGACGTGATGGGCAAGTCCATCCCCCTGCCCGGCATTTTCGACAAGGACCACCCCCGCTACGGAGAGGCCGGAGAGATCCGGGCCCTGTACGACAACGAACCGGACGTGCGTAAGGTCATCGACGGAGCGATGGGCGTCGAGGGCCTGATCCGTAACACCGGTGTCCACGCTGCCGCGGTGATCCTTTCCAAGACCAGGCTGACCGACCGCATCCCGCTGCACATGCGGGCCAAGGACGGCGTCAAGATCACCGGCTTCGACTACCCGTCCTGCGAGGACATGGGCCTGGTCAAGATGGACTTCCTGGGACTGCGGAACCTGGGAGTCATCGACCACGCCATCCAGAACATCCGCGAGAACCGCGGCGTCCGCATCACCACGGACACCGTCCCCCAAGACGGCGACGAGGCAATTCCCCTGGACGACTCCGTCACCTTCCAGCTCCTGGCCCGCGGCGATACCTTCGGCGTGTTCCAGCTCGACGGCGGCGGCATGCGCACGCTCCTCAAGGCCATGGAGCCCTCCCGATTCGAAGACATCGCCGCAGCACTCGCCCTGTACCGGCCCGGGCCCATGGCGGCCAACGCGCTCATGAACTACGCACACCGCAAGACAGGCCGGCAGGAGATCGCCCCGATCCACCCCGAGCTGGAAGGCGCCCTGAAACCCATCCTCGGCAACACCTTCCACCTCCTGGTCTACCAGGAGCAGATCATGGCGATCGCCCGGCAGCTCGCCGGGTACACCCTGGGAGGCGCCGACCTACTGCGACGCGCCATGGGCAAGAAGAAGCCCGAGGTCCTGGCCGCCGAATGGGAAAAATTCCACGCCGGCATGAGGGCCAACGGCTACTCCGAAGAAGCCATCAAGGCCCTGTGGGACGTCATGCTCCCCTTCTCCGGGTACGCGTTCAACAAATCCCACACCGCCGGATACGGGCTCGTCTCCTACTGGACCGCGTACCTCAAAGCCAACTACCCGGCCGAGTACATGGCCGCCCTCCTCACCTCCGTGGGCGACGACAAGGACAAGGCCGGCATCTACCTGGCCGACGCCCGCAAGCTCGGCGTACAGGTACTCCAACCGGACATCAATGAGTCCGTGGCGAACTTCACCGCCATCGGCGACGACGTCCGCTTCGGCCTCCGCTCGATCCGCAACGTCGGCGACAACGTCATCGAGTCCCTCGTTAGCACCCGCAAGACCAAGGGAAAATACGCCTCCTTCTCCGACTTCCTCGACAAGGCTGAGATCAGTGCGCTCAACAAAAGGGCCGTCGAGTCACTGATCAAAGCCGGGGCCTTCGACTCCCTCCAGCACTCCCGCAAAGGCCTCTCGGCGGTCCACGAAGACGCCATCGACTCCGTCATCCCGGTGAAGAAGCAGGCAGCCATCGGACAGGACGACCTGTTCGGAGACCTCGCAGCCCAAGACCCGGACGCGACCGCACTCGGCCTCGCCTTCCCCATCGACGATTCCGAATGGCCAAGAAAGCAACTCCTCGCCACCGAAAGAGCGATGCTCGGCATGTATGTCTCCGCGCACCCGCTGGACGGCACGGAACACATCCTCTCCCGCAACCGGGACACCACGATCAGCGAGCTCCTCGGATCCGGCCGCAGCGAAGGAATGGTGCAGCTCGCAGGACTGATCACGGGCGTCACATTGAAGATGACCAAACAAGGCAACGCCTGGGCCATCATCAACCTCGCCGACCGCGACGGCGAGATGGAAGTGCTGTTCTTCCCCGCCTCCTACACGCTGGTGCAGCCCGCCCTCATCCCCGACAGCATCGTGTCCGTGACCGGCCGACTGAACGACCGGGACGGAACGATCAGCATCTTCGGGCAGGAACTCCAGGTACTGGACGTATCGTCCGCAGAGAACGGCGGCCGCCCACCGGTACAACTCCAACTACGGTCCCACCAGGTCAATGAGCACAACGTCAAGGAACTCCAGCGGATCCTCGGCGCGCACCGGGGCACCAGCCCCGTACGCCTCCAGGTGCGCGGCCTGGAAAAGACAACGGTGTACGCACTCGGCTACGAGGTCGACCCGACATCCGTGGCCTCGGATGTGAAAGGCACCCTGGGCCCCGACGTCTGGGTTGGTGTCCTATGACCGGTGCCACAGCAAACGGCCCGCACAGTTCGACAACGTGCCAGCCTGATCGCCCGACCGGCGATCTCGTTGAACTCGTCACGGATCGACGGAAGCCGCAGCGGCAGGCGGCAGGCGCTGTCGATCGCGGCGTTGGCGGCCTGCTCAGTCAAGCCTCGTTGGCGGGGCAGGGGCACTGGGCTTCTCCCTCATGGTGACCGCCGCCGCTGGTGCGGCGACGTAGCAGTTGGTCGTAGGGGTCACCGACGGCAGCGGCCAGGTGTCCGCCTGGGCGGCCTTGCGAGCCTCCAATGCGACGGCATCGGCGGTCAGAGCGCCGGCCAGCAGGGCGGTGGCCAGCCTCGCGACGGTGTGCTCGTGGGCAGCTGCTGACGTTTTACGAGGCGCTTGAGGAGGTCGTCTTGCCGGACGTGGGAAACGGCTCCTGCATCCACTCAGGCGACGACGTCCTGCGCCGGCTCGCGGAGGAAGGCCCGGCCTGCGTCCCGGAAGCGGACGACCCTCACGGGATCGTGATCGCTTCGAATGGGGGAGGCATCCTCTATGTTGCTGACCCGAGTGGTGCGATCCACCGGTCTCGGACCGCGTCTATCGATGATGTAGACCTTGAGAAGGTCGCCGACGACCTGCCGCAGCTCACCGCGCCCGCGGGGATGGTCCCCGCGACGCCAGGGAAGGCAAGCCCTCGGCGGGGAGCCCTGGGTTCTGAAGGGGTTGTAGCCCCGTCCTGGCCTGATTGTGGATTGGCCGGACGTCCGGGAGAGATAAGGCTTGTGAGTAGGCGATTAGGAGGAAGCGGGGATGTTGTGACGATCGAGTTCGGCATGCTGGGGGAGGTCCAGGCGCGCGTGGGCGCGACGGTCGTGGATCTCGGGCCGGCTCGCCAGCGCTGGGTGCTGGCAGCGCTGTTGGTGGACGTCAATAGTGCGGTGCCTGTGCACAGCCTCGTCAGCCGGGTGTGGGGCGTCCAGCCGCCATCGGCGGCCAAGTCGACGTTGTACAGCTATCTGTCCCGGCTGCGGCAGGCTCTCGGCGCCGTGGCGGAGGCATCGGCTTCCGGCGCCGGCATCGAACGGCGTCCAGGCGGATACGTGATACTCACTGATCCGGACCGGGTAGACCTCCACCGATTCCGCGCCCTGGTACGCCAGGCGAGGGCCGGTGAGGACGAGCGTTCGACAGCCCAGTTTGAGCAGGCATTGCAGTTGTGGCGTGGCGAACCCTTCGCCACGCTGGACACGCCATGGTGCAACTCCATACGGGAATCGTTGCTGGAGGAGCGGCACGCCTGTCTGCTGGACCGGAACGACGTGCTGCTGCGCCACGGTGAGCATGCGGCTCTGCTGTCCGAGCTGGCCTCCTGTTTCGACGGTCACGCTCTGGACGAGCGCCTGGCTGCCCAGTACATGCTCGCGCTCTATCGGAGTGGCCGGCCTGCGGACGCCTTGCGTTGCTTCGACCGCATTCGCTGCGCCCTTGCCGACGAGCTGGGCACCAACCCGAGTCCCGAGTTGATGCGCAGGCACCAGCAGGTCCTCACGAATGACCCGGCGATCGCCACTCCGGCCGACGCTTTAGCCTCGTCTCCGGCAGCCGATGATGTTCTCGTCTCTGGCGTCGGCTCGTCACGCGACCGCATCGTGCCGCGCCAGCTGCCTTCCTCGGGGCTGTTCGTCGGGCGCGGCGCTGAAATGGCTGAGCTGGACAAGGTGCTGGGAGAGGTGGGTCGGTCCGGTGGGCCTGCGGTGGTGTGTGCCATCAGCGGCAGCGGCGGCGTGGGTAAGACCTCGTTGGCGGTGCACTGGGCCCGCCAGGCCATGGACCGGTTTCCTGACGGTCAGCTCTATGTGGACCTCCATGGATTCACCCCCTCTGGAGAACCTTTGGCGCCTGCCAGCGTGGTACGGGGGTTCCTGGACGCGCTTGGTGTCGAGTCCGGCTCGATTCCGGCGGACCAGCAGTCCTTGGGCGGGCTGTATCGCACCCTTGTCGCGGACCGCCGCATGCTGGTCGTCCTCGATAATGCGAGAGATGTTGACCAGGTTAAGGCCCTGGTGCCGGGCGGAGCCGGTTGTATGGTGCTGGTTACTAGTCGCCGTCGGCTGACCGGGCTCGCTGTTACCCACGGTGCGCACCTTCTGCCCCTGGACGTGCTCACGCCTGGTGAGTCGAGGGAGCTGCTCGGCCGTCACCTGGGAGAAGGGCGCATGGCCGCCGCCGATCCTGCGGCCGTCACTGCGGTACTGGATCACTGTGCGGGTCTGCCGCTGGCGGTCAGCGTCGCAGGAGCCCGCGCCGCCGCCGGTAACGGTCCGGCGCTCGCCGCGTTAGCCGAGGAACTCCAGGACCAATCTGCGCGGCTGGATGCCCTGGACGCGGGCGATCTATCGAGTAACGTCCGCGCGGTGTGCCACGTGTCGTACCGGAGCCTGACCGAGCGCGCCGCGAAGGCCTTCCGGCTTCTGGGTGCTGCAGGGCCAGCCCCAGACATCGGCTTGGCGGCCGTCGCCGCGTTGCTGGGCCAGCCACTGTCTGTGGTCGGGGTGACGCTGCGGGAACTGGAGACGGTCCATCTGGTGCAGCAGCCGACACCCGGCCGGTACGGCGTGCACGATCTGATCCGTCTGTACGCCGCTGAGATGGCCGTGGAGGAACAGACACAGGAGTCGTGCGAACGTGCGCTGCGGCGTCTGATGGACTTCTACCTGCACACCGGGTACGCCTGCGACCTGATCCTCAGTCCGTTCGAGCACCACGTCCTGAAACTTGAACCGGCGCTGGACGGCGTCACGGTTGAACCTCCAGCCGATCAAATGGCCGTCATGTCCTGGTTCCGCATCGAGCACGCCGGTCTGGTCGCGGCGCAGCGGGCGGCCAGCCTCCGCGGGTGGGATCGCCTGGCCTGGCAGATGGCTCGGGTCGTGGACGGCTTCTTGTGGCGGCAGGGGCGGCTCCACGACCACCTGGCTCTGTGGCACACGGGACTCGCTGCAGCCGAGCGTCTGGGGGAGGGCACTGCCCGTGCTTGGGCTCACCGCCGACTGGCCCACGCTTCCGCTCGCGCTGGTCGCCACGATCGCGCGGTTCACCACGCGGATCTGGCCCTGGCCGCGGCGGAGGAGGCTGCGGACACCGCCGAGCAGGCGCGTATTCACGATGTCATCGCCTGGTCGTGGGCCAGGCAGGGCGATGACCAAAAGGCCCTGGGCCATGTCCAGCACACTTTGCGGCTCCAGCGCCAGAGCGGTGACCCGTTGGCGCAGGCGAACGCACTTAACGCTGTCGGCTGGTACGAGGCCCGTCTGGGCGACTACGGCAGGGCCCTCACCCATTGCGAGGAGGGACTGGAGATCCACCGCCGTCACGGCTTCCGTGACGGCGAGGCGTGCACTCTGGACAGTCTCGGCTTCATCGCGCACGCCGCAGGCCGGCACGAAGAAGCTCTTGCCCACTACGAGCATGCCCGGGTCCTCTTTCACGACCTCGGCAACTTCTACGAGGAAGCGAACACCCTTGCCAACCTCGGCGACGTCCACATGGTGCTCCGCCAGCCCGGCCATGCCCGGGACCAGTGGCGCCAGGCGGCCGACCTCTTCCGCGTACAGCACCGCGCTGAGGAGGCCGGCCGCATGGATGACAAGTCAGCCGCAGTGACCGACTGATGGCAACCCGGCCAAACGCGGTCGATGCCGGCCGGGCGCCCAGATCACACCACCCAACCGCCATAGCCGGTGAATCCGCCCTTGCCCGCGCAGTAGGCGTACGACTGCGACCCGTTGGCGTACTTGCTCGTCCCGAAGACGATCTCGCCGTTGTTGCACTCGGCCCAGGCGTAGAACTTCGTACTCGGGGCGCCAGAGCACTGCGCCGCGTAGGTGTTGCTGTCGGACCAAGACTTGCGGCAGCTGGCGGCTGCCGCCCCGGACTCGCGGGCCGGCGCTGCTTGGGCGGCCGGGACCGCTCCGAGGACGGCTGCTGCCGCGAGGACGCTGCCCGCGATGGTGTGACGAAGACGCATAGTGACTCCCAAGTGACGGAGGCTCGTTCGTCGGGTTCCGGATGTGTCCGGCCCGTCACGTGCCACCTTGCATGGGTCGGTTTGAAGAAACCTTGGACGAATCTTGGCGCGGCCGCGCGCCCCGCGGAATCTACAGCCACACGCAATCCCCACCACAGCTGTCACGCACTGAGCCTTTTCAATGTGGCCACCGATCGGATGACGGGGCTGTAAGCGGGGACGGGGCCGCGACGCACGAGGCTCCCGTACCGTTGAGGGAGCAGCGGCGGTCACCCAGGAGGGTGACCGCCGCTGCAAGCTCTCACCGCACCAATGGGCTGTCGTCGCACTCGAGTACCTGCATCGTCACGACAGTCTCGCCCCACATCGCCGTGGCCTGCGGGATGGCTGCGGCCAGCATGGGACAGCCTCTTGCTCGAGAAGCGCGCCGCAGCTGTGTACCAATCTGGTGCCGATGCCACGATGGCCGAGGTGACGCGGGTGTCCACACGGGATGATCACACCTGCTTGGCTACTGAGTGCACTTCGGGGGACCTCTTGTACCGCTTCACCCGCCGCACTGGCAGTGCTCTGACTGCCGTCGCACTGATTACCGGCACGGCATCCGCCTGTTCTGACTCGCCTCCGGCGTCCAAGGCTTCGCAGCCCGAGAAGGCGGCGAGCTCCACCGCGGCTCCCATGGCGCAGCCGCCCTCCTGGTCCAGCAGGGAGCAGCTGAACGAGGAGGCCCGCTCCTTGCTCAACATGGCAGAGCGCCTGGAGTCGGGCGATAAGGGTTTGGTCTCGGCGGGAACCCTCGCAGTGCCCGGGCAAAACCTGGACGAGACCATCGAGTCCGGCACGGCCCTGCGGGTGGAGGTGGCGTGCGCAGGGGAGGGCTCGGTCACCTTCACGGTCTCCTCAGGCGCCGCCAGGACAGCTGAGCGCGTGGACTGCACGCAGCCGATGACGAACGGGTTCGACTTCACTACGGCCGAGCCGAGCCTCGCGATCCAGGCGGACTCACCCGCGGAAGACAAGGTAGGCACCGCATACATGGTGAGCCACGTTTCCTGAATCGATCAGGCTGACGGCCCTGGATTCGGATTCGGAGCACGTCCCGCAATCCGCAGGGCGGTTGTCCTGACCTGCGTGTTCTCCGGGCCGCGTCACCGGCGCCCCGACCAGACCCGAGATCGTGGTGAAGACTCCGCCGCTGCCGGACGAGGTTCTCGCGCCGCTACTGACAGCCTGCCTGATGCGTCCATGGAGGTGTCGGAGTTCACCGTGCTGGTGACCGAGCCCGGGACCGGGGGACAGAGAGCTCTGCAGGCAGTCGGAGCGGTGACCGGACTGAGCCTCTGGCGGAGCAAGCTTCTTCTGGGCAGCACTCCTGCGGCGGTTTTGGAGAAGGCCCCGCTCGACACGGCTGTCGTCGCAGCCCGTCGGCTGCAGGAGTCTGGCGTGCCCGCAGCCGTTCGCTGCACCTGGTGTGACAGAACATTGCCCTGCGACGAGACGCCGCTCGACCCAGGCCCCTGCGTATCCCGTTACTGGCCGACCCCCCATTGCCAGGCGAAGTCCCTGACCAGCTGTGATTGCGAGTTCTGCAGCACCTATGGGCCCACTGGCCTCACCCTCCGAGCCGCTTCGACGCATTGACTCGTGACGCAGCGGAACGATCTGCCGCGGACGCTCGTGGCGCTGTGACGGCCCTCCGCCCTCCGGGCGGAGGGCCGTCGAGTTGGGGCTGCGGCGGTCGGCCGGCCTTCCAAGGTGGACTCCAGGAGCCGCTTGGTCAGCTGCTGCTGCAGCTCGCCCTCGCCCGTCGGCTGCAAGCCCTCGGCCTGGGCGCGGCCGACCAACTCGTCGATGAGCTGGTCGTCCACCCCCTTCGCCGGCTGCGGCTCAGCGACCTTGACGGACCGGCCGCGGTCACGTTATCGCTGGTCATCGATGCATCTTCCTTGATCGGGAGTTACACCGTTCGTCTTGCAGTCCCCTTCGAGGTCACGGCGCCCGTCCGGCCGCGCACGTGGTGATGCCCGGCGGGCCGATATGTCCCCAACAGGACAGTCGGGATGTCAGTCAGCCGAGGGGGCCAGACCCCGCCCGCAGCGTCACCACGAACATCATCACTGTCAGCCGAGCAGCCCGGCCTCGCTGAAGGTCTTCACCAGGTGCTGGTGGTCGGCGACGCGGGTGAGCTGGAGCAGCTCGGTCTCGGCGGTCATGTAGGGCCGGTGGCCCGGCTTGATGTGGAAGGCGTCTCCCGTGGTGAGGAACTCCTCGGTTCCGTCCGTGTATGCGACGCGGACCTCTCCGCGGAACAGATAGCCCCAGTGCTCGACGGGGCAGGCGCGGTCGGGGAACGCCGTGAGGAGGTCGTCCATGCTGTATCCGGCGGTGCAGGTCTCGAAGGCGAAGTGCATGTCGCCCAACTCCGACCACTTGCCCACGTAGCCCGGGGTTTCGACGGTGATGGCTTCATCGTTCTTGTTGGCGTGCATCTCTCTGCTTTCGGTGTAGGGGTGAACTTCTCGTGGTGGGGTGTGGTTGGGAAGAGGTTGCCTCGCGTGCCGTCGTGGCTGCGGGTACACGCTTGGAACCTCTGTGAGTACGGCGCTGTGCTACGGGACGCTGTTCCGTCCTCGACAGGTCGGCCCGGACCGCCCGGACGATGTGACGGGAACGTCTACACCTGGGCGGCGGCCTCGGCGGCTTGCGCAGTCACGCGCTCCGCGGCGCGCTTGGCCTGCCCGGTCAGCCGCCACCCGACCATGCGGAACATGCCGGTCGGCTCTGCTGGAAACACGCCGAGTTGCCCGAGCATCGTGACGTCGTCGCGGACCGCTTCATGCGAGATCACCTTTCCGTCGCGGAGCCCGAGTACGTGCATCTGCTCGAAGTCGATCTCGCGCCCGGTGGGCGCCACGGCCCGGTCGAGTGCGCCGTCACGGAACCGGACGAAGGGTCCCGAGTGTTTGCCCTGCATGCGAAGCCGTACCCAGACCCGATCGTCTTCGTGGCAATCCCGGTGATAGGGAAACGCAGCTCGCTGAAGGCGGTGCGCATCCAGACCCCCCGATGCCAGCACGCCGGCCGGCCCGGGGATCGAGCAGGCCCTTGGCGATACGGCGGCCTCGCGGTTGCGGAAGTCCGCGTGCACCACATCCGCCGCCAGGGCCCGGTCACCCGTCTCAAGGATGCGGACGAGGCCGCGACCCAGCTCCGAAGCATCCTTTCCCACTATGGCCAAGCCCTTCGTCGGCGATCGGCGCTGCGGCTTCGACTGGGCACAGCGCGGCCCAGATGCCGCCGGCCCGCGCAGCACGTTCAGGTAACACCTTACCTAATGAATTCATGGTATCAGCATCGAATTATGTCGCCCAAGCGCCCTTATATGTGCCCGCTGCGTGGGCAGGGCGCAGCCCGCACCCGTGAGCTCATCCGTCGCAAAGCGACGTCGCTGTTCGCCGACCGCGACTACGGGCGGCCGTTGCCGACATCGCCTCCGCCTTCGGGGGTGCACCCAAGACGTGTTCGCCAGTGTCGGGAGCAAGGGCGACATCCTGGTGATGGCGGGGGAGGGGAGGTGATGCGCAGGTCAGTGCGGTGGTGGGTGGTCGGGATCAGCCTGATGAACATGGAGTCCCCGAAGGTGATGCCGCTGGCGTCCGATGCTGTCGTGCTGGGTGAGCGCCATATCGATCTCCGCTTCCAGCGGCACGATCGAGATCGCGTCGAATTCCCCGGTGGGGTGATCACGGCCGCTCGCGCAGGGTTTGAGCGGTGGGAGGCATCGGATGTCATCCGGCAACTGTCGCCCGCCGGGTGGTGAGGCAGTCCGGTGGCACCCGAAATTCGAACAAACGTAGCATTGGAGCGTGCCCGTCTACACCTTCCCCCAGGACCTCCTCGACCTCCAGGCAGCTCTCGTTGAGGTGCAGAAAGAGCATGATCTGTTCGCTCAGATTCTGTCGTGGTCGGCTGAGCCGATGCCGGGGTGGAAGGCTGATAAGCAGCTCCACAGCG is drawn from Streptomyces sp. NBC_00178 and contains these coding sequences:
- a CDS encoding SMI1/KNR4 family protein, whose product is MITFTVEESWDRIESWLARHAPLTHGLLRPPARPAAIEAAELRLGVAFPPDLRESLLRHDGVELQDGTLTLDYYGPPSSVEAIVWSAEFLREVGEDAAEEDDLDEEERDEHAYWPHERLLITLGVGWQSSDGLFLATRPGPNHGRVGRYFDETGSSFTPWSGLQHVLSDLATALENGLSFDGRIPLAHEGRLIWDGDGTVVTDPASALSLAAASPEPQVPAAEPAPPAPQPDGVYGVFTLGSGGFFGPEPAPPVQPDVVFVAGIDPGELLDRLGSVPATARPRSREQAQLSAGAPWAAHRPMVRAGSCGDGWSYATQEGGDAQFGRLEVLGRLSSGTRVVRLTKQGPEVRVSVVEDGTERTEAGHRVESPREDYVTGPDGQPALGRGGQQWQRIGVDPWPGSTAAYARLLAGLTAEHGISWDPADDAAAPLASALLLPVLDEVPEARHPVTVVRDFDLGALAERTPPERLRSAVAAQLARLASETGIDGYPEIARALEQTGRGALVDLPADEALDLRMRTIRAETRAVRGLLDSARHQQDPAPVTETDLAAWHGRDAAAGALRRFLLLPPPAAAETILSLRMSVHWRDELAADLAD
- a CDS encoding AfsR/SARP family transcriptional regulator, with the translated sequence MTIEFGMLGEVQARVGATVVDLGPARQRWVLAALLVDVNSAVPVHSLVSRVWGVQPPSAAKSTLYSYLSRLRQALGAVAEASASGAGIERRPGGYVILTDPDRVDLHRFRALVRQARAGEDERSTAQFEQALQLWRGEPFATLDTPWCNSIRESLLEERHACLLDRNDVLLRHGEHAALLSELASCFDGHALDERLAAQYMLALYRSGRPADALRCFDRIRCALADELGTNPSPELMRRHQQVLTNDPAIATPADALASSPAADDVLVSGVGSSRDRIVPRQLPSSGLFVGRGAEMAELDKVLGEVGRSGGPAVVCAISGSGGVGKTSLAVHWARQAMDRFPDGQLYVDLHGFTPSGEPLAPASVVRGFLDALGVESGSIPADQQSLGGLYRTLVADRRMLVVLDNARDVDQVKALVPGGAGCMVLVTSRRRLTGLAVTHGAHLLPLDVLTPGESRELLGRHLGEGRMAAADPAAVTAVLDHCAGLPLAVSVAGARAAAGNGPALAALAEELQDQSARLDALDAGDLSSNVRAVCHVSYRSLTERAAKAFRLLGAAGPAPDIGLAAVAALLGQPLSVVGVTLRELETVHLVQQPTPGRYGVHDLIRLYAAEMAVEEQTQESCERALRRLMDFYLHTGYACDLILSPFEHHVLKLEPALDGVTVEPPADQMAVMSWFRIEHAGLVAAQRAASLRGWDRLAWQMARVVDGFLWRQGRLHDHLALWHTGLAAAERLGEGTARAWAHRRLAHASARAGRHDRAVHHADLALAAAEEAADTAEQARIHDVIAWSWARQGDDQKALGHVQHTLRLQRQSGDPLAQANALNAVGWYEARLGDYGRALTHCEEGLEIHRRHGFRDGEACTLDSLGFIAHAAGRHEEALAHYEHARVLFHDLGNFYEEANTLANLGDVHMVLRQPGHARDQWRQAADLFRVQHRAEEAGRMDDKSAAVTD
- a CDS encoding ester cyclase; its protein translation is MGKDASELGRGLVRILETGDRALAADVVHADFRNREAAVSPRACSIPGPAGVLASGGLDAHRLQRAAFPYHRDCHEDDRVWVRLRMQGKHSGPFVRFRDGALDRAVAPTGREIDFEQMHVLGLRDGKVISHEAVRDDVTMLGQLGVFPAEPTGMFRMVGWRLTGQAKRAAERVTAQAAEAAAQV